AGCCAGCCAACGCCGACACCGACCGTGACCCGTCCCTTCGACAGCACGTCTATCGTCGCCAGCATCTTGGCCGTGACAACCGGATTACGGTGCGGGACGATCATGACGCTGGTGACCATGCGCAGGGTTTCGGTCTTGGCCGCGATGAAGGACATCAGGGTCAATTGTTCGAAGGCATCGCCCTCGCCGGGAAAGTCGCCCTGGACGGTATAGGGGTATTTCGAATCGATTTTGGTCGGAAAGACGATGTGATCCGCAATCGTTACCGAATGGAAGCCAAGCCGTTCACCACCCTGGACCAGCCCGGTCAGCGCGTCGCTCGTCGCCGATTCGCCGCGGGTCGGCAGATAAAATCCGTATTTCATTTTGGCTTCCTCTGTTTTGGTCAGCGAGATTGTCGCGTCCTGTCCGAGTGGCTAGTTTTACGCCAGAGAGCAGACATCAACAGAACAGGTGAATCAAGATCATGAAACTCATTGGCGGATTTGGCTCGCCCTTCGTGCGGCGGGTCGCGGCCAGTCTCAACCTTCTGGGGCTGGACTGGGAACATGAAGCGATCGCGGTTTTCGACAATCCGGATGCGGTGCGAAAGCATAATCCGCTGGTGCGGGTGCCCACGGTGGTGCTGGATGATGGCGAACCGCTGGTCGAAAGCTATGCGATTCTCGATGCACTGGATGAAATCGCCGGCGATACGAAGCGGCTGATTCCGGCAAGCGGTGCGGCGCGGCGCAAGGTCATGCAGCTGACCGCCGTCGCCACCGGTTCGATGGACAAGGCGGTCTGGGCCTATTACGAGTACCGCTTCCATCCGGCGGAAAAGGTCCATGAACCCTGGGTCGAACATAACGAGGCGCAGGTGCTGGGCGGCCTCGGCCATCTCGACGGAATCGCCAGGGCGGCGGGAAAAGGCTGGCTTGCCGGCACCGAGCGGATCAGCCAGGCGGATGTCAGCGCCACCGTTGCGCTGGGCTTTGCCAACCGGGTGCGGCCGAACCTGGGCGTCTTGGAGAAGTTCCCCGACCTTGCGGCCCTCGCGGCCCGCTGCGAGGCGATGGACGAATTTTCCAGCGTGAAACCCTGAGAGTAAGGGAGCCGGGGATGACCATGTCCGAAACGCTCAAGATACGCAGTTCAGACGGTGTCAACCTTCACTGCGAAGTGACCGGGGACGGTCATCCCCTTATTTTTGTTCATGAATACGGTGGTGACTGCCGCAGCTGGCGGCCGCAGGTCGCGTATTTCAGCAGCCGTTACCGCTGTATCGCCTACAACGCGCGGGGTTATCCGCCATCGGATGTGCCGGAGGCCTTCGCGGCCTACACGCAGGAGCGCGCCTGGATGGACATCCGCGATGTGCTGCGCGGCCTGCGGGTCGACAGGGCGCATGTGGTCGGTCTTTCGATGGGCGGCGCGGCGGTGATGCATTTCGGCCTGAACTGCGGGGAGATGGCGTCCGCCCTCGTGATCGCGGCGACCGGAAACGGCTTCGACCCGGCGGATCGCGCAAGTTATTGGCGGGGACATGATGTGGGCGCACGCCGGATCGCGGATGAAGGCATGGCCGCCTTCGCGGATATCTACGCGAATGGCGCAACCCGCCTGACCTTCAAACGGAAGGACCCGGAAGGCTGGGCCGAATTCAAACGGATGGTGGCGGAGCATTCGGCCATCGGGTCGATCAATACCGCGCTCGGCATCCTGCGGGTGCGGCCGTCCGGATATGAATTTGAGGACCAACTCGGCGGTGTCGATGTTCCTGCCCTCGTCCTGTTCGGCGACCGGGACGAACCCTGTTTCGCCCCGGGCCGTTTCCTCGCGAAATCCATGCCCCGCGCCGCCATGGCGGTGTTGCCGGATACCGGTCATGCGGCGAATCTTGAGGAGCCGGTCCTGTTTAACGAAACACTGGCGCGGTTTTTTACCCGCGTTGAATCCGGAAACTGGACGTGACCGGAATTCGAAAACCTCCCGGAGCAAAGAAACATGTCAGACAATCTTGGATATGAAGTGTCCGATGGTATCGCGACGCTGACCCTGAACCGGCCGGAGAAGCTCAACGCATTCACCAACGAAATGCTGCACGGGCTGGTCGCCGCGCTGGATGAGTGCGATACCCGTGACGACGTCCGGGTCGTTATCCTGACCGGCGCCGGGCGCGGTTTCTGCAGCGGCGGCGATGTCAGCCGGATGGGGGAGGCGGCGGATAACCGACCCCATGTCACCAAGGACCGGATCTGGCGGGATATCCAGGCATTCCCGAAACGCCTGGCGCGGTTCGAGAAACCGGTCATCGCCGCCGTAAACGGGGTGGCGACCGGCGGCGGGATGGATCTGGCGCTGGCCTGCGATATCCGGGTGGCGGCCGAATCCGCGCGATTCGCGGAGACCTATGCCAAAATCGGACTGCTGCCGGGCGGCGGCGGCGCCTGGTTCCTGCCCCGGATCGTCGGGCAGGCCCGCGCGCTGGAGCTGTTATGGACGGCGGAATTCCTGGACGCAGCCCAGGCGCTGGAACTGGGACTGGTGAACCATGTTTATCCGGACGCGGATTTGATGGCGGAAACGCGGAAGCTGGCGGGCCGCATCGCCGCCATGCCGCCCCTGTCGATCCGGCTGATCAAGCGTGCGGTGGCGCAGGGCCTGAACACCGACATGATGACCAGCTTCGATCTGATCAGCTCGCATATCGCCATCGCCCGCGCCGGGGTCGATCATCCTGAGGCCGTTGCGGCCTTCCGCGAAAAGCGCGAGGGTGATTACAGTGGCTATTGATCAGATCATGGTTGGTTGGAATCGCCGTGGGCGATCCAACAACCATGTGAATCTGTTCTATCTTATTGAAGGTTATAGCACATCAGGTTTGAATGGAACCTGATGTGCTATAACCGGGCGCGACGCCGTTCCTAAGAGGATGGTGCGGCATCGGTTCGTATCCTGAGGGCGTTCAGGGCGTCGGCGATGGGAACAAAAAGCCCGAGGCCCTCGCTTCCCGGGATTGCAATTTTTGCAACGCTGAGTCCGATCACATTGCCGAATTCATCGAGAA
This Alphaproteobacteria bacterium DNA region includes the following protein-coding sequences:
- a CDS encoding glutathione S-transferase family protein yields the protein MKLIGGFGSPFVRRVAASLNLLGLDWEHEAIAVFDNPDAVRKHNPLVRVPTVVLDDGEPLVESYAILDALDEIAGDTKRLIPASGAARRKVMQLTAVATGSMDKAVWAYYEYRFHPAEKVHEPWVEHNEAQVLGGLGHLDGIARAAGKGWLAGTERISQADVSATVALGFANRVRPNLGVLEKFPDLAALAARCEAMDEFSSVKP
- a CDS encoding alpha/beta hydrolase, which encodes MTMSETLKIRSSDGVNLHCEVTGDGHPLIFVHEYGGDCRSWRPQVAYFSSRYRCIAYNARGYPPSDVPEAFAAYTQERAWMDIRDVLRGLRVDRAHVVGLSMGGAAVMHFGLNCGEMASALVIAATGNGFDPADRASYWRGHDVGARRIADEGMAAFADIYANGATRLTFKRKDPEGWAEFKRMVAEHSAIGSINTALGILRVRPSGYEFEDQLGGVDVPALVLFGDRDEPCFAPGRFLAKSMPRAAMAVLPDTGHAANLEEPVLFNETLARFFTRVESGNWT
- a CDS encoding enoyl-CoA hydratase-related protein; translation: MSDNLGYEVSDGIATLTLNRPEKLNAFTNEMLHGLVAALDECDTRDDVRVVILTGAGRGFCSGGDVSRMGEAADNRPHVTKDRIWRDIQAFPKRLARFEKPVIAAVNGVATGGGMDLALACDIRVAAESARFAETYAKIGLLPGGGGAWFLPRIVGQARALELLWTAEFLDAAQALELGLVNHVYPDADLMAETRKLAGRIAAMPPLSIRLIKRAVAQGLNTDMMTSFDLISSHIAIARAGVDHPEAVAAFREKREGDYSGY